CTGGTAGAAATGGTAATCCCATGAATACCAAAGGTTCTAACTCGCCAGCAGCAATTGGAGAGCGAAAATATTCAGCTCATACAGTTGATCGTATGCAAGGGCGCGGTGTTCCGCCTTCAGCAGTAGAAAATACTATTAAGACAGGGAATACTTATTCAACAAAGTCCGGAACTATGGGGTACTACGATGCAACAAACAATCTGCGGGTAATTATTAACTCTAATACAGGCGATGTTGTAACAGTAATTCCAGGAGCACCGACAAAATGAATGATCGCTTTTTATATGACCAAGTTAAGGCTGTTTTATTACATGAGTGGGATCCTTTAGGTATCAGCGACCTCATTGAGGCCGATGATGAATATGATGCATATGTGCAGCCTATCTGTGATATGTTATATGCGGGAAAAGAAATCGAAGACATTTTTCACTATCTACATTGGGTTGCTACTGATTATATGTGCCTGAATGTAAATAGTGATTTAGAGCGTAGAGTTGCCGAAAAGTTATTTTATTTGCCAAAAGTTCACTAAAAAATGAAAGCTCCCGACTGTCGAGGTGGGAGCGTTATCAGTAGTTACGTTTACATACAATGCCCGCTGCTGGCGAGTTGCTAACAATCATTCATGTCGATACTTGGGTTTACATTAAATGGTTATAGAAATTAATAGCCCTATAAATATTACTCTTGACGTAATGGAGCTTGACGAGAATATTCCCTCCATGAAGTTTAGTGTAACTATTCGGGTAAGGAAATTTTGCTATAGCTGCGAGGTAAACTCTCAGTTCTGGATATAATATCAGGAGTTTGACAGGTTTATCGATAATATGAAAAGGGGTGATGTAGCAATACTTAAAGATATGAACCATTTTTTCGAGTTGCGGGTATTTTCTTCTCAAGGCTGGCTAGAATGGTCATGCGCCAAAGAGGATTTGGAGGGAAATGTTACATCCTTCCAGGGAAAGGAAAAACTAACTGAAGAATCAACGCGCACTATATATGAAGCATTTAGCGACTATCCTAAATTGTGGTAACCAGGAAGCTCCCGGCCTGTATGTCGGGATCTTCTTTTTTAAACTATTAGGCTTTACTCGAAATTCCCGTATCTGCTCTGGATCACTCACAGATTGCCGAAATTTAACGGCAGTGGATATTGCAGTATGCAGGGGAACGCCGAATCAGGCCTGAACTAAGTACGAAAGAGCGGTAAGCGTAAGCATATAGAAGAATATTCTCCTTCATTATTTTATCTCAAGGAAAGAAAATGAAAGTAACAACATTCACAGTAACTACTTTACTATTCGTTGTAGCGCTAACGGGGTGTGCCAGCAAAATAAAGCCTGAAACAGTAACCTCTTCCAATGGTAGTTCAATTGAGATCATGGCTGTGTCAGCACAGGCAGATCTTAATAATAACCGTATCGCAGATAATTCACTACGCGTAGTTACTCCGACTCATAACGCTGTAGGAAAAGGGTTGGCCGTTTTGTCTGTGTTAACCGGAAATATAAAACCCAGCAGTTTTGATAAAGAAAATTATAAAGGGGAAATCATCGAGTCGATCAAAAATCCTACTGATACCTACCTCGCTCAAGGTGCAAAGAAAAGTATCAGTAAGTGGATGGACTCCCAATCCAGCGGGTATGTTTATAAAGAACAACTCAATATTGGCCATGCTACCTGGGCATTGATTTTTAAAGATGCTACAGCAACCGCTCCCGTTTATCAGTTGAAATATAAGGTGCTTTTCTATAAAAAACCTGAGGGTGGGAATATGTTTTCCGCGTATACTGTAGCTGAATGTTCCCCCGTTCCTGTGGAAGCGAATCTGTCAGAATGGGAACGTGATAATTATAAGAAGGTGGCTGTTGAAACCCAGAAATATATGGATGCGTGTATCCTCGAATTAAATAATCAACTCCCGCGCTTGCTGAAGAAATAGCATTTGTATAAAAACAGTCCCGGTTTTAAAACCGGGATGTTATCTGTATGAAAATTCGCTTTTGATAAAAATAATTATGGGAATGGCGAAGTAGCTTCGGAAAATATTTTTGAACAATATCATTGAATGATCCCTACCTCCATGCTGGAAATCCTATATCAATTGTTACATTTACTCTCATTACACGTTGCGGGGCTTGTTCGCAGTTGTCATTCTGATTACCCCGCCCCCTATGCCCGGTTTACCATAAAATTCCTAAAATGTGTAATTTGCCAGCGACATCACTTTATCCTGCTCTGGATTGTTCATCTTCCATGTTAAAATACGTAGCAAACAACATTGTTAAAGGACAAACGATGAAAATGAAGCTTTCCCTGTTTTGCGCAAATACAGGTTTAAGTAAAAAGGACTTTCCCTTATGGTCAGATGTTTACGATGCGCTTCATCAGCTCAGGACGAATACGGGAAGCGTTAATATTGTAGATGTTGATAATCAAAAAACGCTCAGCATCCATTCGGATGGTATGCATTTCCTGCTCTCATTAATTAAGGGTAAGGATGATAAAACAAACATACAAAGCATCCAGACTGCTTTTTTTGAAAGGAAAGAAAGTGCTGTTCCGCCTGTTTTCCTGAGTCACTCTCATGACCTGATAAGTGATTTCGAGTTTGTGACTGAGGTTTGCAGATCCTTTTTCATCACAGGACAGGTTTAGCGTTTTGCTGCATTAAAACCCTCCTGTAATATCTGGCATTAAAATTCCCAACCCATTTGTTTAAATCATTATGCCTAATGAAAAGTAGGTTGTGTTCGCGTATTCCGTATTTTTTCTGAATTATTCTCAAACCAGACAAACCTTGTCCTGATTCAACACGTGGTAGGCTATGGTGTACAGCGTGTAATGGAGCCGTTAATGCCTCAGGAAAGAATAAACACCAATGACAAAAATACTGCTTGTGGATGACCATCCGGCAATCTGCTTTGCGCTCAAGGTGCTGCTGGAAAAGAATCCGGATTTTATCGTGACGACATCCTCCGGCGAGAACCTGCTGGCGCTGCTGCATCGGGAACAGCCGTCGCTGCTGATCCTCGACCTGGAACTCAAAAACGCTGACGGGCTGGATCTTCTCCCGCGTATCAAACACCACTTCCCTGCGCT
This region of Enterobacter cloacae complex sp. R_G8 genomic DNA includes:
- a CDS encoding DUF4258 domain-containing protein, whose protein sequence is MNTKGSNSPAAIGERKYSAHTVDRMQGRGVPPSAVENTIKTGNTYSTKSGTMGYYDATNNLRVIINSNTGDVVTVIPGAPTK